CCTTAACTTCCGGTTTCTTTTTTCTACTACTTTTTCCTGATTTACATATTTTGTCTGTACTTGTGTTTCGGAGTGTACTACAACAAACAATGCGTTGAGAATAAACGTATTTGTGCGTGCTCTTAGGGCAAGCGCCATCGACAGCGGCCAATGCGCGTAGTCGAGCGAGAGTATAGCCGTACCTTCACACGCAGGTTTTAAtgtttgacagtgtgtgtttgtgtgtgcacgcgctTGCGTACCTGAGAAGTGAGTGAAGAGCCGTGTGTAGGAGTTGAAGCGATTTTTCAGCAGCCACTTCTGTGCGTCCTGTATGGAGGCGGTGGGGCTCAACtgctgcagaggaggaagagagacacacacggTGTCAACACACTTCCACACCTGCGTCTTACTTTACCTACTCCACAGTAGCTCAGTCTCACTGAGGAATCATACAATACTgtacagttttaaatgtttgatgtAACAATTGGCGCTGCAACTAGTCaggtttcttttaaatatttaaaatgtgattacatttttttaaatatttacctTTTCCACCAATTCGTACAGGTGTGAAGAGGGGAGACTAACCTCCGACGTGCCAAGGCTGCCAGGGTCAGCCGGGTGATTGGGTGAGGACGAGTCACTAGAACACAAGAAAAGGACAATTAAGAGAGGTGAGACCAACACACGCCTCAGTTCAAAGGCCACACACTTGTACCCACACAGTTACCTGTCCGGTACTGAGGAAGTTGTATAGGTGGACAGGGGGGTGGAGGTGAAGGAGGGAGTAGCTGCCTGGTTGGGGCTCACGTAGGCGTCTGGCCACGGGGAGCACTGACGGGAGACACATATGTAAATACACAATTAATCAGAGATACCGGGTTGATTTACATTGTAGGCCAACTCCAAATAtctcaaaagaaaaagcataaaaGTTGAGGAAAAGTCAAGAGTGGATTGGGAATTTAGCTTTGCACCGTCTCCACCCCAACTAATCCAAAATTGTCAAATACATGGCATTAAAACATGTCCTCCCCAGCAGCTGATGGTCTGGTGTCTATAAGCTTCAGACTACAGCCAGGTGTCTACGGGGGGGCAGACTGTGGATGGACTGATGGAGAGGAGTGGAGGAGAGGGGAGCAGGGTGCTTACACTGCCTCTCTTGGCCAAGGAGTCACCACAGTCAGCGGGAAGTGTCCGCTTGCTGGATTTTTTCAGCTCGTGGTCACCCGCATCCTCTATGATGGGTTCAAGCCTCGtctacatacagacacacagcagaggTTAGCCAGCCAGcgaccaacacaaaaacacaaccaatAACCTGAGGGCAGTCTTAGTGTGGCATACAAGTGCAGAACATCCCAAAAAAGCTGCGATGACGCCTCTGAGACAATAAAAAGTCTAATCTATACTGAATGACAAAGACTTAACAGCCCAATCAAAGGAGCagtgtttttgcacattttagcATTGTCTATATACAAAAACTAGTTttcctcttgtgttttatcatgACATGGGCCACCtcagctgacaaaaaaaaaaaaaaatacatctttgcTAATGTCATACAAATGAATTTGGTTTCATGAAATAAAACCTTTGCGTTCCggggaaaagaagaacagagtgTCTATAGTTTAGACTGTCCTCTACAAATTAACTTGATCACGAGACGCGATGCGTCAGGTTCCAGGTAGCATGCCCTCTCAGCCTAACAATTTACACTACTTGGGGAAACCCTGTTGTTCATCTTAACATTACTGCCAACCACTTTCCAAAGCATACCAGATGCCATACTGTCTTATTTAGTACCTATATGTTAGGAGGGAAACAATCAAAgccagaaaacacaaagaaatggaacttttaaaaaaaaggatcaagTTAATTTGGCAGCTCATTGTATTAAAATGACTGCTGCTCAATTGTGTTTTTACAATAGATTAATCTAATAGTTGGTTGGCAGAGATTTAATCTGCAACAATCGTGATAGTAGACAATCATCAGTGTCAGTTATCaagcagaaatgccaaaaatCTCTAGtttcagcttttcaaatgtgaggatttactCTTTTTTATGGCATTGTAAATTGAACACATTTGGGTTTTTGATGGACAAAACAAGCCACCTTGAGCtgtgagaaaataattgttgcAGCCCTACAATGGCTGCCTGAAtggcaagagaaaaaaaatgtttagaaatCTAAAGCATTCACACGTTTGAGAAAATGGTTGGCAGTGATGTAAAGCACCACTATGGCCCTTAACCTCAAATTTAGCAACATAGTGCTCCGCTTTGCAGAAACACATTTCCCTTACTTGAGTGCATCCATTTGAACAAGGGTAACCcccaaattaaaaatcaaaataaatgttttctagTACTTTAGCCTGGTTTGTACTAAAGCTACATATTTGTACAGCCTGACAGTCCATAGCAGCTACATACTGACCTCTGACAGGATAGTGGTATCATAAGAAGGCTGGTACTTTTCCTTCTCTTGAGGTGAGCgtttctccatcttttccctgtctgtcttttgCTTTCGGTCCGCCCCTTTTGGCTAAAcgggaagcaaaaaaacagagctCGGTAAAGGAAGACAGATTTAATTTGCTATGAGGGCCGACGCATTGACCCCCTATGAGAGAACAGGTGTGTACCTTAAAGACTTTAATTTGGCAGGAGGCAGAGTGGAGGTGCTCCGTGTACTCTCCACTCTCTCCCTGGGCGAACGTGTCGAACTGGATCCTGAAGGGGACGCCCTTCTCTCCACCATGCTTCCTGGGAGTGAACTCTGTGCTGATGCAGTGCACCTGCAGACAGCGGGGAGACAAGAGTACAAGTGGGATGTGGAATGTGTTCTGTGGAAATTCAGTGGCACGCCCAAAAGATGGCACAAAagagctgatgtgtgtgtgtttgtgtgtgtgtgtgtgtgtgtgttacctgcacaaacacagaagATCTTTTGTTTAAGTCCCACAGGAACTCTGCAGCGTTGAGCTGGGAGGGGTGAGTCTTTGGCTCCACAATGCCCACGGACATGGGGATatctgtctcacacacagacacacagatatttGAACTCCAAATCGCACACACACGGGACAGTTTAGGTAAACATTTCTCGGCAGGCTTCATTACCGATGTCAAGGAGACGGTCGCCAGGACGATTCCATTTCCAGCCCTCCAGCTGCTGGTGCTCTGTGTACTGCAGCCGGCGGTCATGAAACACCACACGCACTATGCtctatacagacacacacacaaagtttatTTGACGCAAGTAGTGAAATATTTTCCCTCCAGTTACCCTCCAGCTGTGAGGATCCTCTCACCTTCACCATCTTGTTGTTGAGCTCTGGTAACTCCTCCTGCTTCCTGTTGTCCAACATACGCACCTCATAAGACTGGCCTGAGAGAGGACAGCAGAAGAGAGAACAAGAGCAACAgaaggccaaaaaaaaaaaacacgatggGAGAGGTTTGAAAAATAAGAGCcactaaaaacaacacagttgaGTGAATGTAACTATTCCCTGTGTTTTAATGTCTTCTCAAAGGggatagtttttttgttgttgtgtaattTAGGTTATGTCCATTTTCATTTCTCATCAAATGGTTTGACACTATATGtttataaaagacatttttgtggCAGACTATGGTTTAAAAAGTTATGTTTTACATAAAGGCCTGTTTACACGGTGTGATTTTGGGCTGTCCCAGTCAAAAGTTGACAACTGGAGAGAAATGTGAGTTGGAAATCTTGTTGTTTGATTGTACTTTGAGACGGACAGTccaatttcagaaaaaaagtcagcacTGATCCCCACGCCTTGACCAGTTACGCATTCTCCACCTcctttgaagttttttttctaagcaTAGAAGTGCCAACTTACTCCCCTCTCTACCAAACCTACAAATTGGATCTAGACCACACAAtaagttaaaatatttatttcatccataTGGACATATTTAAGTTGACATTTACATCCTGATAATAACATGGATTACCAGACCACCTTCAAACAGCCCAGTCTGTACTTTGGGAAATGGTtttgcacaaacaaacaaaagacctcaaattgcatttaaaattaGAATGTTGCTAGTTCCTCCATTTATGTGAATCCCTGTGCGTTTAATAAAGTAAATCTCCATTTGTGTCATGAAGCTAAGTACTGTAGCAGAGTCAAACTGGTGTTCTGTAACATTAAAGTGCTGAGTAGTGATCAGACATGTTACAGTAGTTATACTAATgtgcaatgaatgaatgaatgtagtAATTATTGATTTATGTTAAAAGATGGATGTAGccccaaaacacaaagaagtgaACTGTGTATGTACGAACCACATCAGATGCAAAAGTCTTTGTGTTAGTTTTACTAGTCCAAgtagaaaaaatataaagtcacTAACTTCACTTCACtcacttaacaaaaaaaaggacacgCTTGTTGGTTAAGTACAATCAAAACTGTCTCTTTAGCGCAAGCACGGTGTGCCTCACCTTGGTTCAGGTATGTGAGCGTCTCGTCGTGCAACTTGACAGCAGGCGAGGTGGCGGCGCACAACACATACTGGAATGGGGTATTTTTGGTCTCACTTTCAGGAGGAAGACTGGAGTCCTCCTGCTTAAAGATGGGCAGAGCCAGCACATCGCTGAGAGAGTcaggagaaggaagaaagagggggaaaaaccacaaacaaagtCAGCATAGATGTGATGAAAAGACACGCAAGCGAACAAAAACCCATCATCAAAGAACAGCAGCCTAAAAGTTTTCCCTTAGAgttgcaaagattaatcgaCGGACAACTAACCGCCAACTACTTTGATAATCGGTTTACGTCGAAAGTAAAGATTCTCTGATTCCATCTTCATAattgtgaatatgttctagtttcttcactgactatctttgagttgtgggcaaaacaagacatttgagggtGTCACCTTGGGCTTCGGAGAACACTGGTCAAGATTTTTACGATTTTCTGACATTGTATAGACCAAATaactaatcaagaaaataaccgacaaaataattaaaaataattgttagctTTAGCCCTACTTTCCATGAAGACCTTAATTGGTGCATCTTTGGCCCCTCAATATTTTTCCCCCGGCTTTGCCCGTTTAATAAAAGTTCTAAGCTTTTTCTTAAATCTTCAATACCATCCTGATGGAAATCTATCGCTGTGACCTCCAGGTTCTCtctaaaaatacatcaaattcGCTTCTGCAAATTTGATGAACTGTTGAATGCATCACTTTTGGCATGACCACACTTTACATCCTCATAGTGTGGAATTATTAATTGCATTGGCTTATTTTAGAAGAAGGGACAAAGGCTCTCCATCACTCAAATGGCTCTCTTATTATGTATGCATGAGAAAGAAGCAGGATAAATGAACAGATACAGCCAGAGATAGCCTTcgctgctgacacacacacacactatctcacACACTTGGCAGCCAATCTAGACAACCAACCTGTCCCCAGCTCACCCTGACAAATGCTGCAGGAGTGTCAACTAGTGCACAGTAaactggggtgtgtgtgtgtgtgtgtgtgtgtgtgtgtgtgtatatctcaGTGGCTGTGCAGAAAAGGATCCATGCAAAGAAATGCATATCATAACATCTCATTACCTAATAAAACTTTTGGCAAGTCATGATGCTGCTCTAAACCCAagccaaaaataattttaaaaaacttgaCAATTTGAAAACACGCCGGAAGCACCTTCCTCCCAAACAACAAAGTCTTCCAAACACATGCCTGCTAGATTTATTCTGTCTCAAATCACGTCTCTCGCTGTATCACTTGCTGCTTTCTCTGTAGAGTGGGTGCCATAGCCCTGCTGCCCAGGAAACTACATTTTCTTCCTGAAATCTGAGGAGCTGGTCTCACTGAAACACACGGAGACATTCTGTTCCTTCTAGCTGCTGACTCCAAACATGCCCCGACGAAACCCACCCCAACACCACAGATAGCACTACTCCTGCAGCCACTGACACCCCACACATCTCTCCGTTTTCACTTATTCACTTACATGCAACCCTCTCTTGAGTATTGGCAAACTTGCTTACCGTCATaaaagactgacacacacacctacgTCCCACCCGGCTGAATGCACGCTAAAAGCAGATGGCCAAGGGGACAGCTGATAAGACATGCAGGTCGTGGAGCTTCTGGACTTATGCACATAAATGTCATCACCTTCCGTAACCTATTACATAATTCAGTGCACACATACCGCAAGCTACTAATTTAAAAGGTGGTTTACAACATTGCCCCTTCCATGCCAACACATTCCTtctcattaaatcatttaaaaaagaaaaatacaggaaGCCTATCCATCCTCCACATACACATTATCAACAAGTAGTGCTGACTAATCAGTTTTCCTGAATCAAAAGATGCAATATTCAGGGAGAAGTCACCTATGTGACATGATGCAACTGGTGGCATGTTGACAAGTCATTCAATTAACATGGCAGATGAGAGGGCTGCATGTACTCCATTTGGGCATTTAAGACTGTGGGCGAATACTGGAGCTTGACATCATGTGTCAATTTTGGattgtattttgtttacataaaaGACCTGAATAGTGACaccaaaacaaccttttttcaaaACTATAGTTTGGGTAgtaacaatgtgtttttttaaatagatattTTAACATCTAGAATTCCATAACATCTGGACATCTGTTGCAGAGATTGTTTGATTGGATCAAAAGCTCTACAGCAGCAACGTAGTCATGAACCTTGTGGTGAgattgttttgttcaattttatagaatGTGACCACGCTTTCATTATGTTAGAAGTTAAGAAAAGCCCAGACCGGTCAGGTACTTTTTAAGCTGCaagtaagagaaagaaaggggcTGAAGCCACTTACACCTCCAAGGTCAATTTTAGGAGcttggataaaaaaatatatatatatacactcaaaTCAGATCAATCACCT
The genomic region above belongs to Etheostoma cragini isolate CJK2018 chromosome 14, CSU_Ecrag_1.0, whole genome shotgun sequence and contains:
- the ubp1 gene encoding upstream-binding protein 1 isoform X1, with protein sequence MAWVLKMDDASIESGLVHDFDASLSGIGQELGAGAYSMSDVLALPIFKQEDSSLPPESETKNTPFQYVLCAATSPAVKLHDETLTYLNQGQSYEVRMLDNRKQEELPELNNKMVKSIVRVVFHDRRLQYTEHQQLEGWKWNRPGDRLLDIDIPMSVGIVEPKTHPSQLNAAEFLWDLNKRSSVFVQVHCISTEFTPRKHGGEKGVPFRIQFDTFAQGESGEYTEHLHSASCQIKVFKPKGADRKQKTDREKMEKRSPQEKEKYQPSYDTTILSETRLEPIIEDAGDHELKKSSKRTLPADCGDSLAKRGSCSPWPDAYVSPNQAATPSFTSTPLSTYTTSSVPDSDSSSPNHPADPGSLGTSEVSLPSSHLYELVEKQLSPTASIQDAQKWLLKNRFNSYTRLFTHFSGSDLLKLTRDDLVQICGPADGIRLFNALKSRSVRPRLTVYVCQESLLESPLLESPLLERHSTNENGEHSISSSLHVYHALYLEELTAAELIRKMACVCSLPLGTINQVYRQGPTGIHILLSDQMVYNLPDESCFLISTVKDDLGEGLHLILK
- the ubp1 gene encoding upstream-binding protein 1 isoform X4 yields the protein MAWVLKMDDASIESGLVHDFDASLSGIGQELGAGAYSMSDVLALPIFKQEDSSLPPESETKNTPFQYVLCAATSPAVKLHDETLTYLNQGQSYEVRMLDNRKQEELPELNNKMVKSIVRVVFHDRRLQYTEHQQLEGWKWNRPGDRLLDIDIPMSVGIVEPKTHPSQLNAAEFLWDLNKRSSVFVQVHCISTEFTPRKHGGEKGVPFRIQFDTFAQGESGEYTEHLHSASCQIKVFKPKGADRKQKTDREKMEKRSPQEKEKYQPSYDTTILSECSPWPDAYVSPNQAATPSFTSTPLSTYTTSSVPDSDSSSPNHPADPGSLGTSEVSLPSSHLYELVEKQLSPTASIQDAQKWLLKNRFNSYTRLFTHFSGSDLLKLTRDDLVQICGPADGIRLFNALKSRSVRPRLTVYVCQESLLESPLLESPLLERHSTNENGEHSISSSLHVYHALYLEELTAAELIRKMACVCSLPLGTINQVYRQGPTGIHILLSDQMVYNLPDESCFLISTVKDDLGEGLHLILK
- the ubp1 gene encoding upstream-binding protein 1 isoform X2, which gives rise to MLFWQPYAENFRVPVQRQGGSSYTRDVLALPIFKQEDSSLPPESETKNTPFQYVLCAATSPAVKLHDETLTYLNQGQSYEVRMLDNRKQEELPELNNKMVKSIVRVVFHDRRLQYTEHQQLEGWKWNRPGDRLLDIDIPMSVGIVEPKTHPSQLNAAEFLWDLNKRSSVFVQVHCISTEFTPRKHGGEKGVPFRIQFDTFAQGESGEYTEHLHSASCQIKVFKPKGADRKQKTDREKMEKRSPQEKEKYQPSYDTTILSETRLEPIIEDAGDHELKKSSKRTLPADCGDSLAKRGSCSPWPDAYVSPNQAATPSFTSTPLSTYTTSSVPDSDSSSPNHPADPGSLGTSEVSLPSSHLYELVEKQLSPTASIQDAQKWLLKNRFNSYTRLFTHFSGSDLLKLTRDDLVQICGPADGIRLFNALKSRSVRPRLTVYVCQESLLESPLLESPLLERHSTNENGEHSISSSLHVYHALYLEELTAAELIRKMACVCSLPLGTINQVYRQGPTGIHILLSDQMVYNLPDESCFLISTVKDDLGEGLHLILK
- the ubp1 gene encoding upstream-binding protein 1 isoform X5 — protein: MAWVLKMDDASIESGLVHDFDASLSGIGQELGAGAYSMSDVLALPIFKQEDSSLPPESETKNTPFQYVLCAATSPAVKLHDETLTYLNQGQSYEVRMLDNRKQEELPELNNKMVKSIVRVVFHDRRLQYTEHQQLEGWKWNRPGDRLLDIDIPMSVGIVEPKTHPSQLNAAEFLWDLNKRSSVFVQVHCISTEFTPRKHGGEKGVPFRIQFDTFAQGESGEYTEHLHSASCQIKVFKPKGADRKQKTDREKMEKRSPQEKEKYQPSYDTTILSECSPWPDAYVSPNQAATPSFTSTPLSTYTTSSVPDSDSSSPNHPADPGSLGTSEQLSPTASIQDAQKWLLKNRFNSYTRLFTHFSGSDLLKLTRDDLVQICGPADGIRLFNALKSRSVRPRLTVYVCQESLLESPLLESPLLERHSTNENGEHSISSSLHVYHALYLEELTAAELIRKMACVCSLPLGTINQVYRQGPTGIHILLSDQMVYNLPDESCFLISTVKDDLGEGLHLILK
- the ubp1 gene encoding upstream-binding protein 1 isoform X3 — its product is MAWVLKMDDASIESGLVHDFDASLSGIGQELGAGAYSMSDVLALPIFKQEDSSLPPESETKNTPFQYVLCAATSPAVKLHDETLTYLNQGQSYEVRMLDNRKQEELPELNNKMVKSIVRVVFHDRRLQYTEHQQLEGWKWNRPGDRLLDIDIPMSVGIVEPKTHPSQLNAAEFLWDLNKRSSVFVQVHCISTEFTPRKHGGEKGVPFRIQFDTFAQGESGEYTEHLHSASCQIKVFKPKGADRKQKTDREKMEKRSPQEKEKYQPSYDTTILSETRLEPIIEDAGDHELKKSSKRTLPADCGDSLAKRGSCSPWPDAYVSPNQAATPSFTSTPLSTYTTSSVPDSDSSSPNHPADPGSLGTSEQLSPTASIQDAQKWLLKNRFNSYTRLFTHFSGSDLLKLTRDDLVQICGPADGIRLFNALKSRSVRPRLTVYVCQESLLESPLLESPLLERHSTNENGEHSISSSLHVYHALYLEELTAAELIRKMACVCSLPLGTINQVYRQGPTGIHILLSDQMVYNLPDESCFLISTVKDDLGEGLHLILK